In the genome of Candidatus Limnocylindrales bacterium, the window CCGAATCGCCTCTCCTCAGGATACAATCTCAAGGGTTTGGTAGAAAGATTCAAAAGTTCTACTTTGAAGATCAAAAAAATTTGAAAGGGATGGGAATTGGAAAAATCTGATTCCAGGAATAGATTATTTCCATGGGGGATGAAAATCTGGAACAAGGTAACTCTCAAAGGGAAGAGGAGGAAGCAGATTTTCCGGAAATCGTTGAGCTTCCTTTAGAAGATGTTTTGGATCTTCATACTTTCTTGCCCAAGGAAATTCCGGACCTGGTAGAAGATTACATCCAACAGGCCTATCAAGCCGGATTTAAGCAGGTACGTATTATCCATGGTAAGGGAAAGGGAGTCCAGCGGGCCATAGTACATTCCATATTGAAGAGAAATCCCTACGTTGAGGCTCTGAAGGTACCCCCCCTGGAGTTGGGAGGATGGGGGGTTACCCTTGTTATTTTGAAGGATTCCTAGCTCTCATTTTTTTGATCCTCCACTTCCGGAGCCCTTTTAATCAGACCTTTCCCTGCGGGACGGTATTTTCTTACATCGATGTGATATCTTTTAATGATCTTCCTAAAGTTACTTTTATCTAACCCTAATTCTCTGGCTGCCGCACCGACATTGCCTTTATGTTTGGTGAGGATCCAGCCTAGGAGTTCCGTGTGGAAGTTCTCCAGAGCCTGCTCTTTTAATTCCTGATAATGTCCCAATGTGAATTCCGGATCCTTTTTATTTTTAAAAGGATTCAAAATTCCATATTCGGCTATGGCCTGTGGGAGAGAATTAAGGGTGAGGGTATCTGACTCTTCAAAGACCACGGCCCGTTCAATAACATTTTCGAGTTCCCGGACGTTACCCGGCCACGGATAATTGACCAGGGCATGCATGACTTCTGGGGACATTTTGACTTTCTTTCCTAGGCGCTCACACGTTTTCTTCAGAAAGTGGTTGACCAGTAGTTGAATATCCTCTCCCCTTTCCCGGAGGGGAGGTAAAACAATGGGAATGACATTCAGGCGGTAGAGCAGATCTTGTCTAAAATTCCCTTTTCGAGCCTCTTCTTCCAGATTTTTATTCGTAGCTGCTATAATCCGAACATCAATTTTAATAGGGTTGTCCCCTCCCACCCGGAAAATCTCTTTTTCTTGAAGGACCCGCAGGAGTTTTACCTGGGTAGTCAGAGACATCTCTCCAATTTCATCCAGGAAAATCGTTCCTTTATGGGCTAATTCAAACTGTCCTTTCTTCTGTCGATCTGCACCCGTAAAAGCACCTTTCTCATGACCGAAGAGCTCACTTTCGATAAGGGTTTCTGTTAAGGCTGCACAATTAACAGCCCGGAAGGGGCCTTTTGCCCGAGGACTGTTATAGTGTATGGCTTTTGCAATCAATTCCTTTCCCGTGCCGCTCTCACCCTGAATTAAGACATTGGAATCAATCTGAGAGACCTGTTCGATGATTTTAAAGATTTGCATCATCTTAGGACTGTAACCGATGATGTCTTTTTTAAATTTGTAGCGTAACTCCAACTCCTTATCTTTGCGTTGTAGCTCTTGAGTTACCCTCTGGAGTTCTTCTTCTTTTTGCTCCACGGCCAACTCTAGTTTTTTCTCCTTGGAGAGATCTCTGGAAATACTCACAAACCCTAGAGGGGCTCCATTTTCATCTTTCCTGAGACTGAATATAGTGTGTACAGGAAAGCTTTC includes:
- a CDS encoding Smr/MutS family protein — its product is MGDENLEQGNSQREEEEADFPEIVELPLEDVLDLHTFLPKEIPDLVEDYIQQAYQAGFKQVRIIHGKGKGVQRAIVHSILKRNPYVEALKVPPLELGGWGVTLVILKDS
- a CDS encoding sigma 54-interacting transcriptional regulator, producing the protein MAKILIIDDRADNIFSASIKLKEDNHEIITATEPEEGLRKAAEEVPDCILLDINMPEMDGFEVCQRLKENPITQDIPVLFTTAVYRDTESVVKGLEVGGEDYIVSPYEAEELRARVRVLVRLKKSKDALKEKNRELELANKNLIRANNFLNSIMDWSDYSILTGDLQGTILTFNEGARRAFGYEIEEIIGKPIGVLYPKALGKPEQVQQVIDSLIKTGRFEDEIEGVRKNQESFPVHTIFSLRKDENGAPLGFVSISRDLSKEKKLELAVEQKEEELQRVTQELQRKDKELELRYKFKKDIIGYSPKMMQIFKIIEQVSQIDSNVLIQGESGTGKELIAKAIHYNSPRAKGPFRAVNCAALTETLIESELFGHEKGAFTGADRQKKGQFELAHKGTIFLDEIGEMSLTTQVKLLRVLQEKEIFRVGGDNPIKIDVRIIAATNKNLEEEARKGNFRQDLLYRLNVIPIVLPPLRERGEDIQLLVNHFLKKTCERLGKKVKMSPEVMHALVNYPWPGNVRELENVIERAVVFEESDTLTLNSLPQAIAEYGILNPFKNKKDPEFTLGHYQELKEQALENFHTELLGWILTKHKGNVGAAARELGLDKSNFRKIIKRYHIDVRKYRPAGKGLIKRAPEVEDQKNES